The Pseudomonas wenzhouensis genome has a segment encoding these proteins:
- a CDS encoding efflux RND transporter periplasmic adaptor subunit, with the protein MSDTVAALLGLEQQLRKAESLAQLFYTLVNQTHTCVPYTQSVLLVGERMQRPHVVAASDLPTVDYTSPYIAWVEQLARFVIGQGSPENQTQLRPADLSADLANEWRELGLPDHILWQPLRIEARNGEVAGVLLLLRDKSWSEAEQSVLQHLAGSAGHALFALRRGQQFTRLKSNLQHRKVWLASLLAVLLIMLLPVRLSTLAPVEVVPKSPHVVAAPLEGVVRQVAVKPNQQVRPGDVLIELEQSELASKEAVARQALSVAEAELKTVQQGGFLDPTQKARLAELEAQVRLRQAEWQFSQDQLERSVITADRPGVAVLDNPDDWKGRPVRVGERIMQVADPTQVEFRIMLPVKDSISLVSGSEVRVFLDNDPLHAWSAQLSESGYEPQTTPDQQLAYRLIAQLSESERQAEPPRVGLRGTAKVYGEKVSIFFYLFRRPITSVRQWLGW; encoded by the coding sequence GTGAGCGATACTGTCGCGGCCCTTTTGGGGCTTGAACAGCAACTGCGCAAGGCTGAAAGCCTTGCGCAGTTGTTTTATACATTGGTCAATCAGACACATACCTGCGTGCCTTACACCCAGAGCGTTTTGCTGGTCGGTGAGCGTATGCAGCGGCCGCATGTCGTTGCCGCGTCTGATTTGCCTACCGTTGATTACACCTCACCCTACATCGCCTGGGTTGAGCAATTGGCGCGTTTTGTAATTGGGCAGGGGAGTCCGGAAAATCAGACCCAGTTGAGGCCGGCTGATCTGAGCGCAGACCTTGCCAACGAATGGCGAGAGCTTGGTCTGCCCGACCATATCCTTTGGCAACCGCTGCGGATCGAGGCCAGAAATGGCGAGGTTGCAGGCGTTCTGCTTCTTCTGCGGGACAAAAGCTGGAGCGAAGCTGAACAGAGTGTACTGCAGCATCTGGCGGGGAGTGCCGGGCACGCGCTTTTTGCTCTGCGGCGTGGTCAGCAGTTCACTCGTTTGAAAAGCAACCTGCAGCACCGCAAGGTGTGGCTGGCCAGCCTGTTGGCGGTTCTGCTGATAATGCTGCTACCGGTGCGCCTGAGCACCCTGGCGCCGGTTGAAGTGGTACCGAAGTCGCCCCATGTTGTTGCAGCCCCCCTGGAAGGGGTGGTCAGGCAGGTAGCGGTAAAACCCAATCAGCAGGTGCGCCCGGGCGACGTGCTGATCGAGCTTGAGCAAAGTGAGCTTGCCAGTAAGGAGGCGGTTGCCAGGCAGGCGTTATCCGTTGCCGAGGCCGAGTTGAAAACGGTTCAGCAGGGCGGCTTTCTGGATCCCACGCAGAAAGCCAGGCTCGCCGAACTGGAAGCGCAGGTTCGTTTGAGACAGGCCGAGTGGCAGTTTTCCCAGGACCAGCTGGAACGCTCGGTGATTACGGCTGACCGGCCGGGTGTTGCCGTACTCGACAACCCGGACGACTGGAAGGGCCGGCCTGTGAGGGTAGGGGAACGGATTATGCAGGTTGCGGATCCGACCCAGGTGGAGTTCAGAATCATGCTGCCGGTCAAGGATTCGATTTCCCTGGTATCGGGATCGGAGGTAAGGGTTTTTCTCGACAATGATCCTCTGCATGCCTGGTCGGCACAGCTCAGTGAGTCCGGTTACGAACCACAGACGACGCCGGATCAGCAGCTGGCCTACCGTTTGATCGCACAGCTCAGCGAGTCTGAGCGGCAGGCAGAGCCTCCCCGTGTTGGCCTGCGTGGTACCGCCAAGGTGTACGGTGAGAAGGTGAGCATCTTCTTCTACCTGTTTCGCCGCCCCATTACCTCGGTTCGGCAGTGGCTGGGATGGTAG